The nucleotide window cacatacacacacacacacacacacacacacacacacacacacacacacacacacacacacacacacacacacacacacacacacacacacacaaatatatatatatatatatatatatatatatatatatatatatatatatatatatatacacacacacacacacacatatatatatatatatatatatatatatatatatatgtgtgtgtgtgtgtatggtgtgtgtatataagtatatatatacacatctatatataatatatacatatatattatacatatataaatatacatatatatacatatatatatatgcaatataaatatatatatatatatatatatatatatatatctatatctatatctatatctatatctatatctatatctatatctatatctatatctatatatatatatatatatatatatatatatatatattatacatatataaatatacatatataaatatacatatatatatatatacatatatacatacatacatacatatatatatatatatatatatatatatatatatatatatatatatatatatatacacacattttctttttgcCATCAAAGGTATCCTAATGTCCCAGAAAGAAACACATTTCATGTATGTAATGTGATTATTGACAAATTAATACAATTAATTAATAGATACTGTTAACAATCAAACAGTTGctacaaagaataaataaatagcctTTAAATAAAGAATTGAGAATCAAAAAAGTTTAATATCTTACGACAAATATCAGTATTCTAGACTAAGAACCATAATGTTCGTAAAGCTGACAAGCAAAGCCATACATTAAAGCTCTCGTAAGTAAATCTTAAATTCTGTACCATCTACAGAGACTAACATATCTATGTATTACAAGGGTCATCCATTAATAAAGATGGTTTGCTGTCAGAAATGGCAATTCAGAATTCCAAATATGATAAATCAGGTGACTATTTCTCTTCTCTGCAAAGACCTTGTGCTAAACATTTTGCAACAGAATGTGATACTCTTTAACTGTCTGCTGTTTCCATTGTTTTATTGCCTTATCGAGTATATCATAATAATGCAGCTATTAGAATCTAGCAGCATATAACCTGTCATTGTGAAAAGTTTTAACAAAGTGTCAACAATTTCACTGTTTAAAGTTGTCCTGGTTTTACGGTAAGAAATACAATATGACACACTATTTGATATTTGAGAAAACACCAAATATCCACTCCATCAACTTATTAAATCACTTAATACAAAGCTAAATTTTTtggaatatattattatttacttcttttttaatCCTTAATGTTATGGATGGATGGCAGGTGGGAAGGACAGCCTGTATTAAATTATCACAGTCATTTATTGAGCCCAAGGAAATACTTATAGAAATGAATGTAGTAATGTGAACCATTGGTGATGAGCTCtcacaaaaaagacaaatgtaCTCGAGTGTACTGAAATACTATGCATTTTCAATGACACAAAAATAACCCTGAtagcaaaataacaaataattacaCAACCTCTGATGAGAGTCCTGAGCAAATTCCAATTAGAATACATAAATGAACTCTATACATAGGAAGAGATTCTAAAAAATAAACGCACTTAAAATATGAACATTAATGATATAGGTCTTTTGTCGGAAAccatataatattaatacatgCACTAAATATATGAACATTAGGGATATATTCTTCTGtttggaaaatatataatattaatacatgtctatatacagaATCAAAGTCATATGATAAGCAGTTGGTGCACCATTAAATCACAGTAAAATTAAAGAAATGGAATCTAAAATTCTAAAGTTTTGCATCAGGGATATTTCTGTGTGTCATTTCTCAAACCCACTATCCATTGTCCAATATGCACATGGTGTTTTCTCCAGTACCAAATAATAGAATCCATATGGTAATAAAAATTGCAGTCGAATAGAATCGATGTGCATGTGAGATTTCCGAGCATACATTTCCACCCTGAAGCAGTGGTGTTCAATTCCATGTTATAATATTCAATGTACAACACATTACAAATATTGAAATGTAGGGAAGTAACTTTATTCTCTTAACTTTGCATGTGTTTTCTTACACAGACTTACTTCATAATAATCTCAAATTCCTGAACACTCATGAAGTTATACAAAGGAATGTGATTGAGTATACATGTTATTTCTTTTCAAGATGAGGGCAGGAGTTAGAGGTAGAAGGGTGTAtgtgaagagggggaagaggggaggatggaaagagaatgCGAGAATTGATGAGTAACTGGAATGTTTCAaggatatcattatctttatggaaTGAACTTCAGAAAAAGCTAGCATCAGTATGAACATGAATTAATGCCAGAGTATAGGTCACTTAAAAAACAGTAACCTCCCCTCTACCCTATTTAATATCTTAGAAATATCTCTTGTTTAATTATTTGACTTTATACTGATAATGGCCAACATCAACTtttcatatataatgaataatatttccAAAACATATAGAATTAATGCCTAATAATCTCTAGAATTTCTTGTCTTTATTCTTATGGACAATATGCAAAgcattgtatacatttatattaggagagaagaaaacacaAATGATACAGGACAGAGTGAACAAGAAAAACTGATTATGTATTGCAATCCAATTGGATCCTTGCAAGACCTTGAAAATACTGAATCTATAAAAGATGTGTTGACAGGATTCCCTCAATGTTTTTTACTTTCTTGTCTGGAGGGACTTCCAAAAATGACAACAACTAATTTTCTTATCACATTTTCTTAATGGATTTCAATAAAACAAGATTCATTACCCTTCCCAACACCTTGCATTACATTTTCAAAATCTAAATTAATTATATCTATAACTCTCTATATCTCGACTGGTTCATACATCATTTTAAAATGTCACAACTATCCATGTGCAGATGGTAACCTATAGTATTCCTGTATATGAAGACAGCTATAAATAACTTGGCTGACATCTGTTTCTAGATAAAAGCCTTACGCTAAAGCTCTAGGTCACTCTCTAGATGCTATTGGTATGTTCTGTATACACATGATCACAGCCAATTGCAAATCTTACAGACCAGATTAAAACTCACTCATTGGCATCTTATTGCATCAtatttcacattattttttttttctaaagggcAGGCATAAAAGTTACGATATACCtattaccaatttatggaaaagaACTTTATAATTGGatgcattatttttctttattcccttgtGCACCATCCATCTTTGGCATACAATCCTATTCCTATTCTACTCAAATCctttaaagagaagaaaatacataCCAAGACAAAAGCACAAGAAAGCAATCTAGTTGCATCTcaggataataattaaataattaattagggaaaaagtatatacataataataatctactcaaacaaatattcataaacaGTTTTTAATTCAatgtcatttcctttttttacattCCTACACTAAAATGTTACATCTTGTGAGGGGAAACAATGtgcttaaataaatgaaaaactcaATCATAATATCACCCTAATATCTATGCCTCTCATTCGTTTTTTGTAAGATGCAAAATCCAAAACAACAAATTATTATGTAGTGGTACAACCCATGAGAAAAATGCACATGgtagataattacaacaataaaacagatagataatgtcCTCCTAAATTCCACAAGCACTTACTGGTAATAACTTAACTACAACACATAATATGACTTCAAAAAGCCAGCATTTTTCAAATATACCCAAGAAAAATTAATGTATAACTTGTGGCTTTTGCCCTTGAAAGATATCATAACTGGAAAATCAAAACCTTTTTTGGCATCCAAAGAGTTCTGACAAGCTATGACAGACATAAAAGGGATTATGACTGCACCATCTGCGgacatttttctttaaaaatacaCTTTACTTTATCCTTCCTTTGGTAAGATTTCTTTcattataatatgtgtataataatacacctcataatagtaataaatgtatcAAGACTGGTTGAACCTGTAACACTTTATCTATTATACTCAGAATACAAAGGTTCTTAAAAGTTCTGACTAGAATAACTCTTATAGGACAAATAATTCTATGagcattattaccaatatattcTAAGTTCTTTTAACATCAAATATATTGATATTCTGAACTGGAAGCTCAATAGCAACCTAACTTACCTAACCTATATAAGGTTTTCAAGCTTaagacataaatataataatttcctcttactttttctctcgaGTTAATATGATTTAAAGCGCTGAATGAGAAACCACAATTAACTGAGCTTTGATTAAATATCACTTACCCAGCATTCATCCCAAATTGTGCAATAAAAAGTTTCATcaacataatattatcatttatcttaatTACCAAGTAATCTCCCATATGTTCTATTGTTCTTGacacaatgataagaatatatcAAAGATATCAACACAATATCAGTGTAAATAACCACATTACAGTCACAGAAACATGTATAAAATACATTGTATTGAAGGATTCATTTACAatacgtgaatgtgtatgtgtggacaatatataaatatatgtgaatgctGGTGTggggtatgcatgtgtatatgcatcacTTTATGAAAAATAACATTTGCATCAAGTTTAGGTTGGAGacagtgaaaataaagaaaaagctgGGACAATGCAGGTGACTTGGCAAATAGAGTAGGGGTAATATCACATTTTCATTTATGCTTGAGTGTCATGCTACACTCTATGGAAAAATGGTCTGGTTTTAATTTCTCGAGTATGCAAGTGTAAAGTAACAACACCAGTGTCCTGAGCTGTGATGCAATCATTATTAGTCATTCatggcatataaatatatctttgccATATCATCAGTATATCACAGAAATTATGTTTCTTCTGATTTCCACATCAATAAGCATAGCTTCAACACTTGTCAAGCCACACAGTATATCATACTGGACCACATATAAATCAGTCAACTGTGatcatttatcatatttctttcaaATGCATCACACTACAAAATATAACTGTCTTTGTAAATGGTCTgtacaatcaaaataatgattatctaaCTAGACAGAATATCAACATTTTTTGGAATGTTTACTGCTATtttttaactatatatttttctctttttcttgtttctgtccgTACACATCAAAAATacacaacaataatgaatattccAAGGTAATCAAAAGGATACCATAAATAATAGATATTTTGATCCTGCAAACCATCTTATTAGACCAGTGTGTTCATATTctaaaaaatgcatttataaatgcatgtatacaagcAAGCTAGATAAatcttctcatttctcatttctcatttcatctctctctctctctctctctctctctctctctctctctctctctctctctctctctctctctctctctctctctctctctctctctctctctctctctctctctctctctctctaccctccccccccacctacccacaagcatgcacgcacacatgcacatacagagacagagacacacacacacacacacacacacacacacacacacacacacacacacacacacacacacacacacacacacacacacacacacacacacacacacacacacacacacacatatttatatattcctaaaCAGTTTTAATTTCCGACAATATGAGCAGTGGTAATATAAATAGGTTTATCAAGGTCTTTGGTgattgcatgcttatatatatttcttttcttatctttttattcattttttcttttcctttattcagaCCTCAAAATATTTATCAGTGATAATGAGATGTACCATATGTGAACTATTATCCATATGTGAACTATTATCAAAATGTAAATAATCAGAACAgaacataagaaaataaacatacaaaacaaaaaatatatatttattaacttagATGTTAACAAAAACTGCTGCCCCAAAAGTTCTACAAAACTTGAAATATACTCACTATTTTTCTTTACCCTTTCAATTGCTAAGAGAAATGTTATTTCTAAACATATTTCTCTACTGGAAGTCCAAGCCACACCAACAAAACCATAAGATTAAACCTATTTGGCATATATCTTAGAATGCGTCATCAACCTCATCATTCTGTTCCCCTAATTATAATGGTAAGACTTTCTGTCCTTTACAAACAATGCTAATCACAGTATTTGCTTACAATTTAAAAGGTCCAATGGAAATTCTTAATTTGATAGGAGACTAGCCTTTCATATTTATTGCCATTAAACAAaagttaatacatatatgatttaatgTAATGAAAGGGCTAGATTTACTCAAATATTCCTCCATTTTGCTTTTCCTACCATTTTCCATAATGTAATCTGAATGTGTTGATGAACACATTCAAGGCATGAATATATaaggaataaaacaaatgaacaaacaaaataaaatacaaattctaATAAAAACTGGTTTGGGGCAAGCATCTATTATTCCTTATGTTGTGATGAACTTTCTCTTTGGACTTGTGTCTAAAAATGGGTACTTAAATGACTTCACTTTGGGCAACTATTGCTTCTTGTCTAACTGTGTCTTTATCTGACCAACATGATGCTAAACAAGTAAACACCACCACAGTTCCAAACTCTAAAGGTGTACCCTGGACTCCTGAGACCCGCAGATggatgatgagctgtggtgtcAGCTGAAGTTCAAAGACCATGCTGCCTCCACAGTGTTGGCACTTAGTTGCCACATCACTGGCTCCTGGGGGACGCAACCAGAGAGGAGACGCACCTTCCTCTCGACAGTACCTGAAGAAAATTTACTAGTGTTGTATTTTTGGATAGGTCTTCCATCTTTTATGTTCAACATTATGATACACAGCCTACCATCTTGTTAAATATATACTATAGTAGAACTCTTCAATTACATATAACATTAGCATcttaaataagataaaatttaTATCTGCTTTGCCATAAGCCATTCAAATTTGCATATTAGTAAATTCCCAAGGTGTTAAAGCAAGAGAGTAggataaaaaatgcaataaataaagtcTAGTCCCTTGATTTACATAGATCcatggaaaaaggggaaggtCATAAAAGTGaatctaggaggaggaggaggaggaggaggaggaggaggaggaggaggaggaggaggaggaggaggaagaggaggaggaggaggaggaggaggaggaggaggaggaggaggaggaggaggaggaggaggaggaggaggaggaggaggaggaggaggaggaggaggaggaggaggaggaggaggaggaggaggaggagaagaagaagaagaagaagaagaagaaggagaaggagaaggagaaggagaaggagaaggagaaggagaaggagaaggagaaggagaaggagaaggagaagaagaaggagaagaaaaagaagaagaaggaaggggaaaaagaagaggaagaagaagaagagaaaaaagaggaggaggaggaggaggaggaggaggaggaggaggaggaggaggaggaggaggaggaggaggaggaggaggaggaggaggaggaggaggagaaggagaaggagaaggagaaggagaaggagaaggagaaggagaaggagaaggagaaggagaaggagaaggagaaggagaagaagaagaagaaaaaggaaggggaaaaagaagaggaagaagaagaagagaaaaaagaggaggaggaggaggaggaggaggaggaggaggaggaggaggaggaggaggaggaggaggaggaggaggaggaggaggaggaagaggaggaggaggaagaggaggaggaggaagaggaggaggaggaagaggaggaggaggaagaggaggaagaggagaaaaagaaaagaaaaagaagaataaagagaagagtagagaataGAATGGAACACGACCAAACCAGAACTAGCAGCAACTCAATTCTTTTATATTAATGTGGTAAACCTGGGACTCTTGCTTCAGTTAGAAAAAAAGACTATGCCAGTCAAGCAAAACAATGAATATATGTTGTTTTCCATGCAGTACACTTAACCTGTATGTAAACTACAACTAAAACCTTTAgtgcataaaagaaaagaaaagaaaagaaagaaaaggaaaagaaaagagtgtgtacgcacgtatgtgtgtgtgtgtgtgtgtgtatgtatgtatgtatatatatatatatatatatatatatatatatatatatatatatatatatatatatatatatatatgtgtgtgtgtgtgtatgtatatacatatatatatataatatatatatatatatatatatatatatatatatatatatatatatgtatatgtatatgtatatgtatatgtatatgtatatgtatatgtatatgtatatgtatatgtatatgtatatgtataagtataagtataagtataagtatatgtatatgtatatgtatatatatatatatatatatatatatatatatagagagagagagagagagagagagagagagagagagagagagagagagagagagagagagagagagagagagagagagagagattgaaaaagctatagatataactatataaataaataaataaatgaatatatatatatatatatatatatatatatatatgtatatatatatatatatatatatatatatatataatagtatatatatgttatatatatcatataaataaatacataaacaaataactaaataaatatatataatctataatctataatctataatctatactatatactatatactatatactatatactatataatatataatatatgatatatgatatatgatatatgatatatgatatatgatatatagtatataatatataatatataatatataatatataatatataatgcacaATGCATAATGCATAATGTATAATGCATAATGCATAATGCATaaagcattatatataatatataatatataatgcttaatgtataatatatatataatatatattatataatatatgttatataatatatattatataacatccaatatatatcataatagatTTTGCAAATTTCAATGACCAGCTCTTTTTATCCATAGACTGTCAGAGAGAACGTGGCCATTTCCTTCCTGTCATTTCTCATGATTTTATCTCTGTAACCTAACATCACTAAATAATGGAGGAttatataacaaatatgataggtttaaggtttaaggtttaatttgattccatttgttacaatggatattcttggtgtgacacagtgtctgtttcattttgcttctaagttatcccctgtgtgcaaggaatggctggggttaccatccactggcagcaaagggttttgaacacaggtcagcaagattgctagacaagatcgctaccgctgcaccacacagcacacatgggGGGATGGTTAGAGACAAGTGAAAATACTTTCTTCAACAACAAGCTCACAAAGAAAGACAggcaaattattatcattaacatcaccaacatgatcatcatcataattatcatcatcaccatcataataataaccgcagtcacaataatggtaatagtaataattataataatgtttacaaaaaaaaaaaaaaaaatctgctgtatgatcatcactatcaggTTCAATCTCATGttgcctttcttcctcttcctcttcctcttcccctcttcccctctcccctctcccctctcccctcttccctctcccttcttatctcttttttactATAGATACAGAGAATGTTGTTCCAGCTATGTGGGATATCTAGAAACATATGCCAGCCGGTTAGTATAGTCAGATATCTGCTCATGAGTGTACACTTGAATACAGAAAAGGATAACAGCCAAAATAATACTTCCCTTTATCCAGACAGAAGTACTTGTAATAAAACACTTTAATAACACATTTCTTTACTTTTGCCACTTAATGAAACACTCAAAATACATCCATCAGAAACTCCTTACGTATTTCAAAATAAAtctcaaacatatgtatacatacatgaaggcAAGAATGCAACTTAAAGCCATAACTATCCCTTAGAATGTTCCAAAGCATAGAATGTTCCAAAGCAATGTTCACGAATGCACAAcatcaaaaaaatacataacctAGCCTCCTACCTCATCACTTGCTGTGGACTGCGCGAGATCCTCTTTTTGAACTTGTGAAGTAGTACATCACCGTGGATGGCTACGTCCTTCTCATAAAcgctgtctccctttccctcgcccccacCGGCATTTTCCTGGAGAGATAATTTAGAGTTTGTGGGTCACTGATTTTACTTCAACAAAAATATTTGACTTGTAGCTATCTTTAAATATCTATAAAGTATTATCAAAATATCTATAAAGTATTATCAAAATATCTATAAagtattatcaaaatatcaatgaaGTATTATAAAAATATCTGTAAGGTATTATCAAAACATCTATTAGGTATTATCATATATCTGATTATTTAATACagaaaagaaggtgaaaaaagaaatagagaggaagatggagaaagagaaaaagaaagaaaaaataggaaatacaTTTGGAGAAATGAGATATTTTTGAAGATGACTTCAGCAAAAACTAACAAAGGAATGAATATGCAGTATGAGTAGTCACATAACTTGGATTCACTCTTAATCAAAAATTTCAAGTCTTACCTCCTCTCTGAAGTCATGTCCTGTGCTATGAGTGTAGCGCACTAAAAGTTCTCTCTCATGGTCTGTAAACGATACATCTTCTGGTGGTTCTATTTCACTCGACAGGAAGTAGGGAATAAAAGTCACATCTGCATTGGCATCTATCTGAGCTGCTTCCTGTTaacatagagacagataaactGTTGTGGCAGATATATAAAGGAGAGTAaagaaattataatcataaaactaTTTAATGATTAACTTGCATATGTTGATATCAGGGTTATACAtagaaaatcttatatatatagtcTGAATATCTGCCTgactttcatcattttcatctctccATTTACCAAGTACCTTCATATAACCACACTCATCTGCTCATCCTTCACCATCCTCCACCAACCCATTCACCTATACAATCCATCCACCTATACAATCAtgttcaccctttcctccttcctttcctcatccacacacacttacacaagccTTCAAACTTACCTGAAACAGAGCAGGGATATCAGTAGTTGGCTGCTCAGGTGTGTCCACTGCAATCATGTCCTCCTCGGACCCTTCAATCACAGCTGAAGCCTCCACTCCTTCTCCACCACACCCAACAATACCCACAGCACCACACAGGGCCTCATTAGCATTGGCATCTCCCTGAGAGCAAGAGTGAGTCGTTTTATTTCCTTAAAGTGGTATTGTCATTTTGGGTATGTTTTATAAGAATCCTTGTGACTATCATGATTTGTAGCTTTACAAGTTATAAACTACTACCAGCATCTGTGGCAAATAAAAACAGTGTATCCATTTATagtggggaaaaaatatatatatatgcatcataaatTCACCCAGGATCTGGGTGACATGGAAGAAATCTGGCCAAGGGATGGGTGACAGAATCTCCTTGTCATGGAAAAAAATCTGATTCACATGCAGGTGACAGGAATGTCTCGTCATGAGTACACAAAGTACTCAGGGTGAGACTGACTCTGTGGGCCTTCACGAAGGTGCTTATTCAAGAGCTCCTGCAGGATTTCCCCCATTCACAAGGGTGAAGTATACCAGCAGTCAATTATGGCTGTTATTTGTTGATACCATCCTCTTGATAcagcataacaaatgacaaatatagaccttgaAAATGGCAAAACAGAAAAGGATGTACTAACAGCATTtcaaagggaggcaaggagaccTGATTATGCATGTGAGTGTTCATGTAGGCCAAGCCTGCAAGCCGGGAGAGTCTTCTTTTAAGGATGCCTTATGACAAGGCATCTCTGTCACCTGGATCGAATGAATTAAGAATACCATTACATAAACTCAATATCATACCTCAATAATGTTCAGCTTACTCTCCATGCTCTGCGCAACCTCAGTGATAGATGATGTGTTGGAGTTCATGTTGTTTAGGTTGCTCATTCCATCGGGC belongs to Penaeus chinensis breed Huanghai No. 1 chromosome 4, ASM1920278v2, whole genome shotgun sequence and includes:
- the LOC125048052 gene encoding programmed cell death protein 2-like produces the protein MASKPQLVLLGYVDEQITSKYQQVVNYTTSKIGGAPDWCISGSSVPICKRCGRRQSLVIQIYCPLEGSPCHRTLFIFACVTQECWNRPHSWTCLRSQMPDPTSAKTSLPGTKAVPPQSAGGETWFEDDDDWGSNDNDGNGNADNFNFASSSQLYLDNMSKKPDGMSNLNNMNSNTSSITEVAQSMESKLNIIEGDANANEALCGAVGIVGCGGEGVEASAVIEGSEEDMIAVDTPEQPTTDIPALFQEAAQIDANADVTFIPYFLSSEIEPPEDVSFTDHERELLVRYTHSTGHDFREEENAGGGEGKGDSVYEKDVAIHGDVLLHKFKKRISRSPQQVMRYCREEGASPLWLRPPGASDVATKCQHCGGSMVFELQLTPQLIIHLRVSGVQGTPLEFGTVVVFTCLASCWSDKDTVRQEAIVAQSEVI